CCAGTTTTGACATCCTTGCTATGCATTTGCTGTACAAAGAAGTAAAACATAGATAATTTGTTCAATTTCGTCGGGCAAATTCGTTTGTTATTTGGATAGACTCCTACTTATGACATGAAATTTTGACCcaaaaatacttcaaatctgATTGTGGAAAATGTCTCCACTCAAAAgttcagatcaaatatgaagTAGAATATTTGGCTCATTTCTTTGAGAGAAATCATTTTCGTaagaatttcttttcttttttttgggtagGGGGCGTCTCACTTAGTATGAAACCGTATCACATTTTCGAAATGTATACAAAACAATTTATATTATGTATTTGACGAGTTATTATGCATGTGTTAAACTATAATTTGTGCGAATGAGTGATTCTTTTTGACACATTCCAGTCCcggctccgccgtagcacgatattgtccgttttgggccccggccacgccctcaaggttttgtttctgggaactcacacgagaatttcccagtgggtcacccatcctgggaatgctctcgcccgaactcgcttaacttcggagttccgattgAATCCAAAGCTAGTGAGTTCTCAAAAAGTCTCGTGCTAAATGaaggtgagcatgtacatataaggcacatcacccctttCCGTTGGTCAATGCGAgctcttacaatccaccccattTAAGGGGAATCTggcatcctcgtcggcacatcCACACCCAACggtagctctgataccaatctaaCACATCTCAGTCCCGGCTCctccgtagcacgatattgtccactttgggccccgcgctcacggttttgtttctgagaactcacatgaaaactttccagtgggtcacccatcctggaaatgctctcgcccaaactcgcttaacttcggagttccaatagaatccgaagccagtgaattcccaaaaggcctcatgctaaatggaggtgagcatgtacatataaggcacattaTCCATTCTCGATTGGCCAACGTGGGATCTTACACCTTCTATAGCAGGAGCCAAGCAATGTCCATACCTAATTGAGACTTTAAAGTTTGACACATCAACAAACCGAATGTTTACTAAAATTCGATTCAGACCATTATCAATTCTAGTCCACCTCCGTTCAAGACCAACTGTGGAGAAGAAATTAAACAGAAATTATCGAGTGCAAAATACTCTTAACTGTATCAGTTATGCTCTTGTACCTTTTCAATATACTTAGTTGGGCCGGGGTACCCAGCTCAAATCATGTGTGCAGACTCAGAAACAACTAATTTGGATCAATATTTGTGGGCGGAATCAAAAGACAAAACGTATAAatcatacaatatatatatatatatatatatatatagagagagagagagagagagagagagagagagagttaataGTAACAAGCATTTTCTCCTGTCAAAGAAAATTTAATATTCAATATCTAAGTACTCCGAACTGAACTTGGGGTGGATTTGCGGTATCCGAGTCCATCAGATTACGTCCTCCAGTGAATCTTTCAAGTCTTGAACCAACCCTCGTGCACTTTCCCAGCCATTTCTTCCTTCCCAAGTCAAAAATATGAATCTCACTTTCCCACCTCCTCCCCACGCACTCGGACACTACTATTTATAGCACCCGAATCCCCACTCTATTCTtccaaaccaaatcaaaccatCGTCGATCATTTTGCGATATATTCTTCTTCAAGATGGCAAAAAGTTTGAAAGCCTTGTGCTCCTCACTTGTTGTTCTTCTCGTCGTAAGCTCTTTGGTTTCGTGTATGTTGGAGGCTCGTCCTCTTAAGTTGGGGAACATAGACAAAGAGATGGAGAGTGTGTTCGATGGATTGTATATTGGAACAATGAAGAATGAAGGTCCGAGCGACGCAGGAAAGGGTCATGCGTTCACTGAGTCGGAAACCCTAGGAGGGATAAAAGATTCTGGTCCTGGACCTAGCGGTCCGGGACACTGATTGCAGTCAGCCATTGCCATTCGAACTAGTGATTGACTCTTTCATGATGTTTAAGCTAAATATTTTTATGCAGTTTTTAGGTATATTGCATAAACAAgttcaatttattttaattgtaaTGTAATGCAGCTCAGCTATGATGTAatcatataaaataataaaagtatgTTTTATTTGTAATACCTAGACTACCGCTAGGCACATAAGTTGGTTTGCTATTACTCGACTTTCATTCTCCGATTTGGGATAATCACAAAGTAGAAAACATATACGACACGAGTACATCATCATAATAGCATCtcgtaataataaaataaagatgTATAAATTCTTTTTGTTCATATATCCTTGTTTTATTGATACGTAACTCTATGTGGCAGTATTAAATTGTTCTCCTCCAAATGAGGTAGTTTCATCCTTGTCATGGAGGGTAAAGAGCAAATGGTTCAGAAGGTATGTCCAATTGGAATCCTAACAAGGAGTAAAGTATGCCGCCGGGACACGTTGTATCAATTGTTTATGGAAACAATATCCGAAGCTGCAAGGTGTAGGGCGGCTCTGTTTCATTGAGGATGGTGCATGCTTTTGACCGGCAAATGAAGAAACCAAACCTGAAGAAACACCTGTCCTCACAAAAACCATGCAGCCATGAAAACAATTAATCAACATTCATGAATCATATGTCACTAGTCCATCATGATATCTTAGGAGTCATTGATTACGatttcatttttcaaattttagtttttatttttttaaataaaaaattcaatttgtatcaatttgaatttttaaaaattgaaaaaagaaaaactgaaaAGCAAATTCCAAACAGAATCTATATCTTTCTCACATCATAATTCCCTCCAAATGAACGGTCTATGATCTCTCCCATCCTTGATCCAATCGCACCACTTTCATTGCTGTAAACATCCACTTTCGACGTAATCGGCTGGTTGTACACCCAGTCCGGTGCAACGTATCCTCTCGTTCCTCGTATCCTCGAAAAGCTCGATTTTTTTAGGCCGTCCCTGTTGATTAGCTTGGAGAGTCCAAAATCTGCAACCTTCGGTTGGTAATTTGAGTCCAAGGGTGTGTTTTGAAGCTTAACATCACAGTGCAAAACCCACTCCAAACACACTTCATGCCGACAAGCAAGGCCTATCGCAGTCCTGACAGCAATCTCAAACCTCTTCTCCCAATCAAGAACATTGGAAGATAACTTCCCGGCCAAGGAACCATGCCCCATTACTCGTAAAAAACGGACTGATTTTTCTCTGAGCAATATCCTCACATGTCAATCAAGTGCATATGATTCAACCTCCCAACTGTGTTAGCTTCACCTAGAAATTCAGCTTCTCCTTGATCAGCCTCGTTAAGGTGCTTAATCGCGGCAACTCTCTGATCAGGCAATACACCTTTGTACACTATTCCTCCTGCCCCTCTTCCAATCTCTTCACTAAAACCACGCGTCGCCTTCTTGGGCTCGGTGtagctgaatcttttgaacccaTGCAGCAAGAACGTACCCCTGCATATCCTCAATGGAATCTCGCCGGGTAGTAGTACTTAACAAGCCCCAAACCAAAAGGACACAAACGACCTCAAACCCGCCAACTCCAATGGCAAACAGAGCAGGAAATTCACTGGACCAGCTACACTGCTTTTCACATAATTTCTATCTAGACCAAAAACTCTGCTTAAGCAGGTTAACTGATACTGTTCTTGGGGCTTTTGGTAATACAACACATGGATTTCGGCACTCTCAAGTACAAATCTCCCCAAAAGCTTGGTTACCTGTGTCCATTGAGCAAGGTTGTCTTACGGTAACAACTATAACTCGGTCTGCCAGGGAATGCGAGAGTATTGGAACCCTTTGAAATTAAATTCGGGCTCGCAACCATAGTGCCAATCAATGTGATTAGTCATTTTTCGTAGCCTGGAATGCAAGAGCATTTCCTACCATATTTTGGATCATATCTGCATGCGCTATTGACTCCGCAAATTCCACGAATACCTCATTGTATATACTCACAATTCTCGATGCAAAGCATTAGCGCCAAAACAAATTGCCCTGAACAATAATAAAATGAGACGCAAAGGCTCCAAGTCCAAGACTGCGGCGAGTGATACCACTGACACTGACTCGTCCGCCGCCGAGTCCGACAGCTCCGCCACCAAGACCGATTCCGACAAGATCCACGACGAAAACTACGACGCTTCGCCCCCTTCCCCCGATTCCTGCCCCTTTACCGAGGGCGAGAAGGCCCTCGCCTTTCACAAGGCACGACTGTACGAGGCCAAGGTACTCGCTTTTCTGCAGGCGATTGAATTGTATTTCTGTATGgttattagggttttgtttcccTAAATGTGacaacaattacaactttttgCTGATTAATCGCTCGTGCTGTGCGTTTTGATTGCAAGGTAACCGATGTCCGATATAAGATGGATTGGGAGTTTTATGTTCATTACGCTGTAAGTATGAACACTAATTTTCTATAATTTCTGATTTTCTTCGATCAAACATACTAAATGCGTGATTGTTTCATCTGTAAGCTcaaattttgtatcttttctcGGAAGTTAAATGCCGTCTGATTTGTGTGTGGTTGCATTTCTTGATTGTATGTTCTTCTGTCCTGCAGGGATGGAACAAAAGGTGAGCCCGCCTTCCTGCTTAAAGTTTCCGAATTTTGGGTTCATGTTCATTGATTTAAGATGGTGGATTTTGGAAGCATGCCCTACTTCAGtttgtgtgttttttatttttcggtTATCATTTGCCATTTCGCTTCAGTTTAAGTGGTATTTTCGCCTTAGTTTATTAGACCGCAGCAGATGTTATTATGGGACCATTATATTGTAATTGATTCTGATGACGGAGGTTTATCGGAGATGAAGGCTAATGCCTAAGCTTTCATTGGTTAATATCTCTTGAAACTTCTGTTTGATTTATCTTATTgaccttttctctcttttttgctCTCAACAGTTGGGATGAGTGGGTAGGGTTGGATCGTCTGATGAAAAACACTGACGAGAATAAGAAGAAACACCAGTACCTCAACCAGAAACAAGGAACAGACAAGAATGCGAAGCTAATACGCACAGCGCATGCTAAACCAAAAAGTTATAATGGTTGGTTTATCATCTCTaacttttcttttgttgttgCCCAATCATGAAGTTTGGATTTATTCTTGAATGTTAGATGTAGGGTGTGGAAATTCTGGCATGTTACATGAACCATCCTATTTTTGGGCGACCTTTGAGGTTTAACGGTCATAAGTGTTACCCTTCGTAGGGGTAAATATAATGGATATGAGATACTGAAAAAGTAACAATGTAGTTAACTAATTTACCAACATGCATTCTTCGTTCACGATCATAACTTGAATATGGTTCTTGAATTAGGATGCCAAGAGGTTAGGTACTGAAAATATATCCTGTTTTATTAACTTCTCTTGCAATTTGAAGGTGTATATAATCTGCATTGTTCTTACTGTTGGTATGAAATTATGTGCAGTGTCTAGAGGGAAGAAGCGAAAGAATGACTCTGTCTGTAAGGTATGCTCTGTTCATTTGTCTCCTAAACCATCCTTAGATTGCCTATCCAGGCTTATCTCTTCCAGATATTTTGCCATCACTATACAGAAGTTTGTACTTAATTTAGAGGCCAACATGAATGTTACaggttttttcttttgatttcaaattttaggACAAAGGTGCCTTACCGATGGAAGATCTTGTCCTTCAAATGCCACAAACACTAAGGAAACAACTAGCTGATGATTGCGAATTTATTACTCATTTGGGCAAGGTATTGTGAATTCATTACTCAAACCTgaatttatacctttgatttATTCATGATGAAATCCCAGTTAACGATATCCATATTTTATTGCAGCTTGTTAAACTTCCACGTACTCCAAATGTGgatgacatattcaagaagTATCTAGATTACAGATCAAAGGACAGTAAGTAAGTTTCCTTTCTTCCATCCCTTGGCatcctatatttttttttaattcttttatcgGGTTCCATTTTACAAAATATATAtccattttgaatttttttttgagagAGTAAATTAATTTTCTCAAGGATTTACTAATGCCGCTTCTCATACATTCTACCGGTTGGTCATCAACTGGAATTTGGGgtctaatttaattaatttggaccTACAACATTCACAACTTTCAACTTTTGTATTTTCTAGAATCCAGTTTGCAGATATGCACTTGATTTTAGCTGATGGACTATTCTTAATGTGAATCCAGGAAGATTGAAGCTCAATCTGTTGAAGAAATCCTGAAAGCACTGTGTTGTTACTTTGACAAAGCACTACCGGCAATGCTTTTGTACAAAAATGAACGTCAGCAGTATGAGAAAGCAATCACAGATGATGTCTCTCCGTCATCTGTCTATGGTGCCGAGCATCTATTACGGCTCTTCGGTATGAACATACTTTACTACGTAACCAAATGGTGTGTTTCTAAATAGAATTGTGTTGAAAAATGCATATCATGCTTGAGCATGCTGTTGATTTTGTGGTTTTTCATGCTTTTGAAGTCTTTATTATATTAAGAGGTAGTCATCATAAGATCTGGACTTGAGATGTAATTTTTTGGTATTTGCAGTTAAACTACCCGAGTTATTGTTGGATGCTAACACTGAAGAGGAGACGTCGAAAGCGTTGCAGCAAAAATTGGTCGACTTTCTCAAGTACTTACTTCTACTTGCTCTCCTACATAAATACCCAAAATTATATCTTTTCTTTATAGTACGCAGGTTTTCGTAATCCCACGAGTTTTTGCTTTTTTGACCTCATTTTTACTCTTGCCGATTGATCATGCATCTTGTCATGAAGGTTCCTACAGACGAACCAGAGTGCGTTTTTCCTTTCTACCTATTATGTACCAGAAGATATTGAAACCAGCACCAACAAACCAGATGTCTAAGCGCGGGCACACTTGCAACATTTTTGTACATTACACCGCAGAAGAGCAGCTGTTCATGATGTCTCGGCACCATTTTGAATATTTCATTAGCTCGAAAAGCCGTTGAAACTTAATGTGCTCTGGGTGCACATATTATCATGTAAAATATCTAGTTGGACCATGACCGATGCCTTGTAAATGTCTGCGGCCCTATGCCGTCGAGGTTGTATCTTTTGTGATTAATCTAGTTACAACATTGGCTTGCTGCTAATGTGGGGGAGGGCCAAAGAATCATGGTTTGTTACCCGGGGGATTCGATACTTCGGCGTTCTTGTCAAATTTTGCAACCGTGCTGATCCGTTTGGGTAGGTCTAATTTTCTAGCACCTCCATGATAATGAAGGgtggaaaattttcatttcacaCATCAAATAATTGAGGAGCCCTTTCATTCCGTTGGAATTTCCAACACATCAAATAATtgagttaattttttaattcaattccgTCACACACAAGCAGTGGATGCAGATCATTTCGTCAAAATTGCTGTCTTGAATTTCCAACGATGTCTTCACATGAAGATGAAGTTCTACTTGAAAATttggaacaaaaaataataagttAAGGTAGACTGCATGATCAAACAACTTTCATATTAGGTGAGACTAGTGTAAAGTTAAGTAGGACCAACATGTAAATGTCCTATTCTTTCTGCGGCAGCCGCCTCTCGTTGTCTTTTCGATCGTGTCACATCTTGTGAGATTGTGACGTTCCATAAGCTGCTACTTGAACCCTAAGATGCAGAACGTTAAGCGGGCAACGGGTCTTTGGCCTCCGACCGTCCAATTGGAAACCGTGTCGCTTGAGTGGTACAACTGTTTTGCCTGTTGCAAATTCTCAACGGTCAAGATTGTTTGTTGCCCTACGAATAACATGGTCGGACATTTTacttcatttttctcttttaataATGAATCATATTTAGTGCAGTAGTTTcagaaattttttaattgtaACGGTGATATGAATGATACACAAcgtatttttatgtaagtgatggaaaattttaattttttagttattaaccttttaacacatataacccattatttatataagaacacgtggtgtaccacatCGTGTAACGGGAACACTGAAAAATCCCTCCGTAGTTTGATGTACATAAAAAATGTCCAGTTTTGCTCCAACTTTGGTCTCCATCAACCCAATTGATGCGGGTGTGGTCCTACAACTACATACGCACAGTTCATGACCGTGTTCTCTAAATTTAGTTCAGCTCTCTGCAGCCAATCCCATTCCCCTCTCTCATCTCAAATGGCTACTCtgtttctcatttttcttctctctctcgccaTTAATTCTCCACCTTCGTCTTCAACCTCCAACACTCTGAGCAGAGCTTCTTCCCTCTCTGTCGAGAAACCAGAAGATGTTCTAATTTCACCTGATGGAGTTTTCACCGCCGGCTTTCACCAAGTTGGTAACAATTCATATTGCTTTGCCATTTGGTTCTCCGAGCCTTCATCATCCTCCGACCGCCACCAAAACCCCACCGTTGTCTGGACTGCCAATCGCGACCGTCCAGTCAATGGAAAACGCTCAAAACTCTCCCTCCTCAAAACCGGTAACCTCATCTTAACTGATGCTGGTCAGTCCATCGTTTGGGCCACAACCACCACATCACTCTCACCGGCTCACTTAACCCTCCACAGCTCCGGCAACCTGGTTTTACGAAACTCCGATGATCATGTCGTTTTGTGGCAGAGCTTTGATTCTCCGACCGACACCCTTCTTCCGCTCCAACCCTTCACCAGGAATGCAATGCTTGTCTCCACAAGAAGCCAGAGCAACTCCTCCTCCGGTTTCTACAAGCTCTTCTTCAACAATGACAACCTCCTCCGTATACTTTTTGACGGTCTCGAGGTCTCCAGCGTCTACTGGCCCGACCCTTCTCGTGTGAGCTGGGACAATGCAAGGTCCACCTACAACAACACCAGAACAGCCATGCTCGATTCTTTAGGCAGTTTTGTCTCGTCGGACAACTTGACTTTTATGTCAACTGATTACGGTGCGAGGTTGGAGAGGATGTTGAGGATTGATTTTGATGGAAATGTTCGATTGTATAGTCGCGAAAGGGCGGGGGAAAAATGGGTGGTTTCATGGCAGGCCATTTCGGATCCATGCAAGGTTCATGGGACTTGTGGAGCAAACAGCGTGTGTAGCTATGACCTCGGTTTTGGTAGGAAATGCTTGTGCCTTCCAGGGTATAATATGAGAAATCTTACTGATTGGTCTTTCGGGTGCGAACCTCAATTCGATCTCTCTTACACGAAAGGTAATGCGTCTAGCTTCCTCAAACTTTCACAAGTTGAGTTCAATGGTTATGATTTCAACTCCTACACAAATTACAGTTACATGGAGTGTGAGAGCATATGCTTGAAACTGGAAAACTGCAAGGGGTTTCAGTACACATTTGACCGTGGAAATGGTTTTTATAACTGTAATCCCAAGACGCAATTGCGAAGTGGGCACATGTCGGATTCTCAAGGGTACCTCTATCTGAGACTGCCTAAAGCCTT
Above is a window of Malus sylvestris chromosome 15, drMalSylv7.2, whole genome shotgun sequence DNA encoding:
- the LOC126602474 gene encoding putative receptor protein kinase ZmPK1 yields the protein MTVFSKFSSALCSQSHSPLSSQMATLFLIFLLSLAINSPPSSSTSNTLSRASSLSVEKPEDVLISPDGVFTAGFHQVGNNSYCFAIWFSEPSSSSDRHQNPTVVWTANRDRPVNGKRSKLSLLKTGNLILTDAGQSIVWATTTTSLSPAHLTLHSSGNLVLRNSDDHVVLWQSFDSPTDTLLPLQPFTRNAMLVSTRSQSNSSSGFYKLFFNNDNLLRILFDGLEVSSVYWPDPSRVSWDNARSTYNNTRTAMLDSLGSFVSSDNLTFMSTDYGARLERMLRIDFDGNVRLYSRERAGEKWVVSWQAISDPCKVHGTCGANSVCSYDLGFGRKCLCLPGYNMRNLTDWSFGCEPQFDLSYTKGNASSFLKLSQVEFNGYDFNSYTNYSYMECESICLKLENCKGFQYTFDRGNGFYNCNPKTQLRSGHMSDSQGYLYLRLPKAFLLSNGSGIKAPKDYGLICTDRVIDLNRNYVKSHVSKPVKFLLWFACGVGGFEIVCILLFLCLLNSRTRKKSNEDMQQGYLLAATGFKRFSYTELKKATRGFIEEIGRGAGGFVYKGVLDDKRVAAVKLLNEAIQGEAEFLAEVSMLGRLNHMHLIEMWGYCSEGKHKLLVYEYMEHGSLAQNLSSNVLDWEKRFEIAVGTAKGLAYLHEECLEWVLHCDVKPQNILLDSNYQPKVADFGLSKLFNRGELKNSSFSRIRGTRGYIAPEWVCNLPITSKVDVYSYGIVVLEMVTGKNPMMGGDAFDGEQRRLILWMREKVNGTSSIKLQIEEIIDSSFEGEYDVEKVEVLLKVALHCVEEDKDDRPTMRQVVEMLLHLDEDC
- the LOC126602477 gene encoding protein MRG2-like, whose translation is MRRKGSKSKTAASDTTDTDSSAAESDSSATKTDSDKIHDENYDASPPSPDSCPFTEGEKALAFHKARLYEAKVTDVRYKMDWEFYVHYAGWNKSWDEWVGLDRLMKNTDENKKKHQYLNQKQGTDKNAKLIRTAHAKPKSYNVSRGKKRKNDSVCKDKGALPMEDLVLQMPQTLRKQLADDCEFITHLGKLVKLPRTPNVDDIFKKYLDYRSKDSKKIEAQSVEEILKALCCYFDKALPAMLLYKNERQQYEKAITDDVSPSSVYGAEHLLRLFVKLPELLLDANTEEETSKALQQKLVDFLKFLQTNQSAFFLSTYYVPEDIETSTNKPDV